In Drosophila nasuta strain 15112-1781.00 chromosome 2R, ASM2355853v1, whole genome shotgun sequence, a single genomic region encodes these proteins:
- the LOC132787305 gene encoding phosphatidylglycerophosphatase and protein-tyrosine phosphatase 1: protein MEMSATMLARVSFYPTLLYNVLMEKATSRNWYDRIDENVILGALPFRSQANDLIAKENMKAVVSMNEDYELTAFSNDSPKWKALGIEFLQLATTDIFESPNQEKLYRGVEFINRFLPLSKRISGLKNTAQQHPENIGTVYVHCKAGRTRSATLVGCYLMMKNGWTPDQAVDHMRQCRSHILLHTKQWDALRIFYANNVEAKS from the exons ATGGAAATGAGT GCGACTATGTTAGCACGCGTCTCCTTCTATCCCACATTGCTGTACAATGTGCTTATGGAAAAAGCCACCTCAAGGAATTGGTACGATCGCATTGATGAAAATGTCATACTTGGAGCGCTGCCCTTTCGCAGCCAAGCCAATGAC TTGATTGCTAAGGAAAACATGAAAGCTGTCGTCTCAATGAACGAAGATTATGAGCTAACAGCGTTTTCCAACGACTCGCCCAAGTGGAAAGCGCTGGGCATTGAATTTCTGCAATTAGCCACCACAGACATCTTTGAGTCGCCCAATCAGGAGAAGCTTTATCGAGGCGTCGAGTTCATCAATCGCTTTCTGCCGCTGTCAAAACGCATATCGGGCCTAAAGAACACTGCACAACAACATCCTGAAAACATTGGCACGGTTTATGTGCATTGCAAAGCGGGCAGAACACGCAGTGCCACCTTGGTGGGCTGTTATCTGATGATG aaaaacGGTTGGACCCCAGATCAAGCTGTGGATCATATGCGTCAATGTCGGTCGCATATTTTACTGCACACCAAGCAATGGGATGCTCTCAGAATATTTTATGCTAATAACGTGGAGGCAAAGTCATGA
- the LOC132787306 gene encoding succinate dehydrogenase [ubiquinone] cytochrome b small subunit, mitochondrial: protein MLSTLVLRGAARSNAANMIKSTARLTPLKAYSTIVANVQRQALTKPLALTQKVAPIAVRGIAVSAPKMASAGSNHTSLWTIERVVSAGLLAVIPAAFLAPSQVLDALLAISVVIHTHWGVEAMVVDYMRPAVVGNILPKVAHIALIIISVATLGGLFYFIKNDVGLANGIKRFWAIKGKDAEKA, encoded by the exons ATGTTGTCCACACTCGTACTGCGCGGCGCTGCTCGCAGCAATG CTGCAAACATGATCAAGTCAACAGCGCGCCTCACGCCACTGAAGGCTTACTCCACCATTGTGGCCAATGTACAGCGCCAGGCTTTGACCAAGCCCCTGGCTCTTACCCAGAAAGTTGCA CCAATTGCTGTGCGCGGCATTGCTGTAAGTGCTCCCAAGATGGCTTCAGCTGGCTCCAATCACACCAGCCTGTGGACTATTGAGCGCGTTGTTTCCGCTGGACTGCTGGCTGTTATTCCAGCCGCTTTCCTCGCTCCCTCGCAGGTGCTGGACGCTCTACTGGCCATCTCCGTCGTGATCCACACCCATTG GGGTGTTGAGGCCATGGTTGTCGATTATATGCGTCCCGCTGTCGTTGGTAACATTCTGCCAAAGGTTGCGCACATTGCTCTCATCATCATTTCGGTGGCAACGTTGGGAGGTCTGTTTTACTTCATCAAGAACGACGTTGGTCTGGCGAATGGTATTAAACGCTTCTGGGCCATTAAGGGCAAGGATGCCGAAAAGGCTTAA
- the LOC132787299 gene encoding 26S proteasome regulatory subunit 6A-B encodes MAQTLEDKSIWEDGEESLGEEVLRMSTDEIVSRTRLMDNEIKIMKSEVMRITHEIQAQNEKIKDNTEKIKVNKTLPYLVSNVIELLDVDPQEEEDDGSVTVLDNQRKGKCAVIKTSTRQAYFLPVIGLVDAEKLKPGDLVGVNKDSYLILETLPAEYDARVKAMEVDERPTEQYSDIGGLDKQIQELIEAVVLPMTHKEKFKNLGIHPPKGVLLYGPPGTGKTLLARACAAQTKSTFLKLAGPQLVQMFIGDGAKLVRDAFALAKEKAPAIIFIDELDAIGTKRFDSEKAGDREVQRTMLELLNQLDGFSSTADIKVIAATNRVDILDPALLRSGRLDRKIEFPHPNEEARARIMQIHSRKMNVSNDVNFEELSRSTDDFNGAQCKAVCVEAGMIALRRSATSVTHEDFMDAIMEVQSKKKANLNYYA; translated from the exons ATGGCACAAACGCTCGAGGACAAATCGATATGGGAGGATGGCGAGGAGTCGCTAGGCGAAGAAGTGCTGCGTATGTCCACGGATGAGATTGTGAGCAGGACTCGCTTGATGGATaacgaaatcaaaataatgaaaagcgAAGTGATGCGCATTACACACGAGATTCAGGCTCAGAATGAGAAGATCAAAGACAATACGGAAAAGATTAAG GTTAACAAAACGTTGCCATATCTGGTGTCCAATGTCATTGAGCTGCTGGATGTGGATCCAcaagaggaggaggatgatGGCTCTGTCACTGTGCTGGACAATCAACGCAAGGGCAAGTGTGCGGTGATCAAAACATCGACGCGTCAAGCGTATTTCTTGCCAGTCATTGGCCTGGTTGATGCTGAGAAACTCAAACCCGGCGATTTGGTTGGCGTGAACAAAGACTCTTATCTGATTCTGGAAACCCTGCCGGCTGAGTATGATGCCCGTGTGAAGGCCATGGAAGTGGATGAGCGTCCCACAGAGCAGTATTCCGATATTGGTGGTCTGGACAAGCAGATTCAAGAGCTGATCGAAGCTGTTGTGCTGCCCATGACACACAAGGAGAAGTTCAAGAACTTGGGCATTCATCCACCAAAGG GTGTTCTGCTCTATGGTCCCCCTGGAACAGGCAAGACGCTGCTTGCTCGCGCTTGTGCCGCACAAACCAAGTCCACTTTCCTCAAGCTGGCCGGTCCACAGCTGGTGCAGATGTTCATTGGTGACGGCGCCAAGCTGGTGCGAGATGCCTTCGCTTTGGCCAAGGAGAAGGCTCCCGCCATCATCTTCATCGATGAACTGGACGCCATTGGCACCAAGCGTTTCGATTCCGAGAAAGCCGGTGATCGTGAGGTACAGCGTACTATGTTGGAGCTGCTGAATCAATTGGATGGCTTCAGTTCGACGGCTGACATTAAAGTTATTGCTGCCACGAATCGTGTGGATATTCTGGACCCTGCTCTGTTGCGTTCGGGTCGTCTGGATCGTAAGATCGAGTTCCCACATCCCAACGAGGAGGCGCGTGCACGCATTATGCAAATTCACTCGAGAAAAATGAATGTTAGCAACGATGTGAACTTTGAGGAGTTGTCGCGATCTACTGACGATTTCAATGGAGCTCAGTGCAAGGCAGTTTGTGTGGAAGCTGGTATGATTGCTCTGCGTCGTTCGGCCACATCAGTGACACACGAGGACTTCATGGACGCCATCATGGAGGTGCAGTCCAAGAAGAAAGCTAATCTTAACTACTATGCTTAG
- the LOC132787297 gene encoding protein sel-1 homolog 1 encodes MRLLSLFCILLLLVAQQSPMLRAELQGPTIPTESASVTAATASSAEAERESTTNPQAPQAAEEITTADKEAKTPQVEAATTPGSNERKAAKLKETEFEARTKVMPAAFFERLHNDNILKQEKLKAQIEAIEAKLAPNDAEPTPEQIEAQSLYDNAMEILGKPRTDQRVALTLLKKAAAFNHLKARAELAWGMVLGHWMSFDFHHAADEFESLALEGVPEAHAGLGFLYSVGVGGKNVSQPLALIHYTLAALGDNTLAQMAMGYRYLFGINVPINCEKALLHYKRVARKVASKVTFANGPMLHRVRLLDELENPGSHETEIIDYYQLLADKGDVQSQVGLGQLYYQGGKATQQDHQKALEYFTLAANAGNAIGFAFLGKLYLEGSEQIKADNETAFKYFSKASEMGDPVGQSGLGLMYLKGLGVPKDSIKALSYFTQAADQGWVDGQLQLGTMYFTGNGVKTDYKLALKYFNLATQSGHVLAYYNLGIMHAYGMGMLRSCPAAVEFFKNVAERGRWSSSLMHAYSDYKHNRIDEAFMHYSLMAEAGYEVAQSNAAFLLDREEVHVFNDRHEDLIRAFYYWKRAAGQGYSAAQVKLGDYYYYGWGTKTDFETAAALYRKASEQQYNAQAMFNLGYMHEQGLGMKKDWHLAKRLYDLAAETNSDAKVPVALALFKLQMLAKIESIKESPYRFIFYMDENIAANWDLYMITILTLLLGIIMYTRRPFQQPEQPVQQQQAPQAAPAAAAAPANDIASVAAANINAASTAATGTATASTSAAAATAATSTSNTGSSSAAAAAAGTSSSSNTLDPTD; translated from the exons ATGAGGCTGCTAAGCTTGTTCtgcattttgctgctgcttgtggcaCAGCAAAGTCCAATGCTGCGTGCAGAACTCCAGGGTCCAACAATACCAACTGAAAGCGCCAGcgtgacagcagcaacagcgtcaTCCGCTGAAGCTGAACGCGAGTCGACGACGAATCCCCAGGCGCCCCAGGCAGCTGAGGAGATAACCACAGCGGACAAGGAGGCAAAGACACCTCAAGTAGAGGCTGCGACGACGCCTGGCAGCAATGAACGGAAGGCAGCCAAGCTTAAGGAGACGGAGTTCGAGGCACGCACCAAAGTGATGCCAGCGGCTTTCTTTGAGCGTCtgcacaacgacaacatcCTAAAGCAGGAGAAGCTCAAAGCACAAATCGAGGCAATCGAAGCTAAACTTGCGCCCAACGATGCGGAGCCGACGCCTGAGCAGATTGAAG CCCAGAGCCTCTACGATAATGCAATGGAGATCTTGGGCAAACCACGTACGGATCAACGTGTGGCACTCACTTTGCTAAAGAAAGCCGCCGCCTTCAATCATCTTAAGGCACGCGCTGAACTCGCTTGGGGCATGGTTCTGGGCCACTGGATGTCATTCGATTTCCACCATGCCGCTGACGAGTTCGAGAGCCTGGCCCTGGAAGGTGTACCCGAGGCACATGCTGGTCTGGGCTTTTTGTATTCGGTGGGCGTGGGCGGCAAGAATGTCAGCCAACCGCTGGCATTGATTCATTATACGCTGGCCGCGCTGGGTGACAATACGCTGGCCCAGATGGCCATGGGATATCGCTATTTGTTTGGCATCAATGTGCCCATCAACTGCGAGAAGGCTTTGCTGCATTACAAACGTGTGGCACGCAAAGTAGCCTCCAAAGTCACCTTTGCCAATGGGCCAATGCTGCATCGCGTTCGTTTGCTGGATGAGCTGGAGAATCCCGGCAGCCATGAGACCGAAATCATTGATTACTATCAGCTGCTTGCCGACAAAGGCGATGTGCAGTCTCAGGTTGGTTTGGGACAGCTGTATTATCAGGGCGGCAAGGCCACTCAACAGGATCATCAAAAGGCGCTGGAGTACTTTACACTGGCTGCCAACGCGGGCAATGCCATTGGCTTTGCCTTCTTGGGCAAGCTCTATCTGGAGGGCAGTGAGCAAATCAAGGCGGACAACGAAACGGCATTTAAA TACTTTTCGAAGGCATCCGAAATGGGTGATCCGGTGGGACAGAGCGGTTTGGGACTCATGTATCTAAAAGGTTTGGGTGTGCCCAAGGATTCAATCAAGGCACTGTCCTATTTCACACAAGCTGCCGATCAAGGCTGGGTCGATGGCCAACTGCAGCTGGGCACCATGTATTTCA CTGGCAATGGCGTCAAGACCGACTACAAACTGGCGTTGAAGTACTTCAATTTGGCAACACAATCTGGCCATGTTTTGGCTTATTACAATCTGGGAATTATGCATGCCTATGGCATGGGCATGCTGCGTTCCTGTCCAGCTGCTGTTGAG TTCTTTAAGAATGTGGCGGAGCGTGGTCGCTGGAGCAGCAGTCTAATGCACGCCTACAGCGACTACAAGCATAATCGCATTGATGAGGCATTCATGCACTATTCCCTAATGGCTGAGGCTGGTTACGAGGTGGCTCAGAGCAATGCTGCGTTCCTTCTCGATCGCGAGGAGGTGCATGTGTTCAACGATCGCCACGAGGATTTAATACGTGCCTTCTACTACTGGAAACGTGCGGCAGGCCAAGGTTATTCTGCTGCCCAAGTCAAGCTGGGCGATTACTACTACTATGGCTGGGGTACCAAGACCGATTTCGAGACAGCTGCGGCACTTTACAG GAAAGCTTCGGAGCAGCAATATAATGCACAGGCTATGTTCAATTTGGGCTACATGCATGAGCAAGGCTTGGGCATGAAGAAGGATTGGCATTTGGCGAAGAGATTATACGATTTGGCTGCCGAAACCAATTCGGATGCCAAGGTGCCTGTGGCTCTTGCGCTCTTCAAGCTGCAGATGCTCGCCAAGATTGAGTCAATTAAGGAG TCACCTTATCGCTTCATCTTCTATATGGATGAGAATATTGCTGCCAATTGGGATTTATACATGATCACCATATTAACTCTGCTGCTGGGCATAATCATGTACACCAGGCGACCCTTTCAACAGCCCGAGCAGCCagttcagcaacagcaggcgcCACAGgcagctccagctgcagctgctgctcctgccAATGACATAGCATCTGTAGCTGCTGCCAACATCAATGCAgcatcgacagcagcaacaggaacagcaacTGCCTCAACTTCCgcggcagctgcaactgctgccacATCCACAAGCAACACGGGCAGCTCttcggcggcggcagcagcagcaggaacgagcagcagcagcaatacaCTTGATCCCACTGATTAG